Proteins co-encoded in one Methylomonas albis genomic window:
- a CDS encoding RNA polymerase sigma factor, with translation MSSQNHRLVEQLIGLEHADLRAYATKRVGQQDADDILQDAYLHLLQREESATIREPRSFLFRIIANLSIDAWRKSKHQHLDGVETEANDWEALACPMPGPEDITDGMMRFDRFLNVLDELPELQRHAFILNKIEGMSHVQIAEQLGVCTKSVCRYLIQAMTHIADRQDSGEL, from the coding sequence GTGTCTAGCCAAAATCATCGCCTTGTCGAACAATTGATCGGATTGGAACATGCTGATTTGCGGGCTTACGCCACCAAGCGGGTAGGCCAACAGGACGCGGACGATATTTTGCAAGATGCCTATCTACATCTGTTACAGCGTGAAGAATCGGCCACCATCCGAGAGCCGCGTTCGTTTTTGTTCAGGATCATCGCCAATCTCAGCATTGATGCTTGGCGGAAGAGCAAGCACCAACACTTAGACGGCGTGGAAACGGAAGCCAATGACTGGGAGGCATTGGCCTGTCCAATGCCTGGGCCGGAAGACATCACCGACGGCATGATGCGATTCGATCGTTTTCTCAACGTGCTCGACGAACTGCCGGAGTTACAGCGACACGCATTTATCCTCAACAAAATCGAAGGCATGAGCCATGTGCAAATCGCCGAACAATTAGGCGTATGCACTAAAAGCGTTTGCCGCTATCTGATTCAGGCGATGACGCATATTGCTGACCGTCAGGATAGCGGAGAGCTTTAA
- a CDS encoding RNA polymerase sigma factor, producing the protein MSKTVVLFKPLSWPQSMGRQMQQSRQLQVGVLYDNHYEDLKAFLSANCRDQGVVEVILQDVYLRLMEMDDLSVMQTPAAYLNRLAHNLLIDHFRRRQRETQRFVEETEHAWELADEAPGLHEELHYRQQLDAYDTILAQLPPPAPEIVYLHRVLGLTHTEIARRFGKSKSWVEKSIAKSLLHCRNKLRDFEP; encoded by the coding sequence ATGTCTAAAACTGTCGTTCTGTTCAAACCGCTCAGCTGGCCGCAGTCCATGGGCCGGCAAATGCAGCAATCCCGCCAGTTGCAGGTGGGTGTTTTATACGACAATCATTACGAGGACTTGAAGGCCTTTCTTAGCGCTAACTGTCGCGACCAGGGGGTGGTGGAGGTAATCCTGCAAGACGTTTATTTACGCCTGATGGAAATGGACGATTTGTCGGTGATGCAAACCCCGGCGGCCTACCTCAATCGTCTGGCCCACAATTTATTGATTGACCATTTTCGCCGCCGGCAAAGGGAAACGCAGCGTTTCGTCGAAGAAACGGAACATGCCTGGGAATTGGCCGACGAAGCACCCGGCTTGCACGAAGAACTACATTATCGCCAGCAACTGGACGCCTACGATACTATCCTCGCGCAATTGCCGCCGCCGGCGCCGGAAATCGTCTATCTGCATCGGGTGCTGGGTTTGACGCACACCGAAATCGCCCGGCGCTTCGGCAAGTCGAAAAGCTGGGTGGAAAAATCCATCGCCAAGTCCTTGCTGCATTGCCGAAATAAGCTGCGGGATTTCGAGCCGTGA
- a CDS encoding FecR family protein produces the protein MQNHPNDQDRIAAEAADWVARLGSGEVSDQDRKHFNAWVAQSPEHRALFFELRKHWQSLGNAAEQWQPLAKAPSAGWRAYASAAVLLLTLGLASWHYQLGDYLLADHYTAISKRSQTTLTDGSTLYLNTDSAVAVEFTGQKRQIRLLHGEAEFSVAHDRNRPFTVSAGPDRITALGTDFSVYRNDGLTTVTVFENTVQVEHGNRVIGVLNQGQQQFIDSSTGPSAIERIDSDDARAWRDGKLVFTARPLREVIDQINRHRPGKLLLLNEVAARYPVSGVFKIAELDGAVNTIAETLHLNSMQINGLLTAYY, from the coding sequence ATGCAAAATCACCCGAACGACCAAGACCGCATCGCCGCCGAAGCCGCCGACTGGGTGGCGCGGCTCGGTTCCGGCGAAGTCAGCGACCAGGACAGAAAACACTTTAACGCCTGGGTCGCCCAATCGCCCGAACACCGGGCCTTGTTTTTCGAATTGCGCAAACACTGGCAATCGTTGGGTAATGCCGCCGAACAATGGCAACCGCTTGCCAAAGCACCATCCGCCGGATGGCGGGCTTACGCCTCGGCCGCTGTTTTGCTGTTAACGCTAGGCTTGGCATCATGGCATTATCAGCTCGGCGATTATCTTTTAGCCGATCATTACACGGCGATAAGCAAGCGCAGCCAAACCACATTAACCGACGGCAGTACCTTGTATTTAAACACCGATTCCGCGGTTGCCGTGGAATTTACCGGGCAGAAACGTCAGATCAGGCTGTTGCATGGCGAAGCCGAATTCAGCGTGGCCCACGACCGCAATCGGCCGTTTACCGTCAGCGCCGGCCCGGACCGGATCACGGCACTGGGTACCGACTTCAGCGTTTACCGTAACGACGGGCTAACCACCGTGACGGTTTTCGAAAACACCGTGCAAGTCGAGCATGGCAATCGAGTGATCGGGGTATTGAACCAGGGCCAACAACAATTCATCGATTCCTCAACCGGCCCCAGCGCAATCGAACGGATCGACAGCGACGATGCTCGCGCCTGGCGCGACGGCAAACTGGTATTTACCGCCCGTCCGTTGCGGGAGGTCATCGATCAAATCAATCGCCACCGGCCCGGCAAACTGCTGCTGTTGAACGAGGTTGCGGCCCGATATCCGGTCAGCGGCGTGTTCAAAATCGCCGAACTGGATGGCGCGGTAAATACCATCGCCGAGACGCTGCATCTGAACTCGATGCAAATCAACGGTTTGCTGACGGCCTATTACTGA
- a CDS encoding TonB-dependent siderophore receptor produces MKTTSLLLASTGLCAVMQLAVAEDKSIRFDIPAQSAADALDALAAQSELQMLFDRNALQNSRTQAVSGLYTAREALQKLLVGSGLTFTFTAADAVAIKPGDQQFNQADPATLPAVKVVGQPIYDALDPYNPDYVLPNATAGTKTDTPIMETPLNVQVISKQVLKDQQVINLGQALKNVSGVTTGSFAFGTGNPGTPSQQISLRGFASETIFRNGFRLQGVSGMGNSASGSFSREMANVESVEVLKGPAAILYGLVEPGGMVNVVTKQPLATPYYSLQQQFGSYDLYRTSIDATGPLSKDDTLLYRTNFSYENSGSFRDFVFNDSLFFAPTLRWNISPRTQATLELEYQHKKFGTDVGFIPNVNGHPINIPRSRNYGEYSPGEQDTIFVGLNWSHQFNDDWSIKHRVAANLADSHIPQSTYPAFHFGKPDTVYRLNYFNQASNNDTYSTNLDLTGHFDTVGLKHTLLIGGDYFRIDTQGSYATDLAWSSFDLPNISAIDVNNPVHPGRNPPILDPTSYFKGVNKTDQYGLYIQDQIKLPFNVHVMGGIRYQYIHQTSFTQDYIGTTTQQNPTTQDAVTPRVGILWQAQNWLSLYANYAESFGANTGKTWPNSGSIAPTSAEQYEGGIKTEFFDGRLRATLAYYDLTKTNVASNDPDITHLCGGVRCSIAVGAIRSRGPELDIQGEILPGWNMIATYANTQVNIVKTNSDNAMFFDTLSVGDRYWGVPRNTASFFSTYEFQEDSLKGFKVGGGVNMQDSQLVCCNRPLPSIQGFATIDLLASYSLKVGKTKVTTAFNINNLLNKYYFTGGGIDAPSGMFATFGQPRFFMGSVKVEF; encoded by the coding sequence ATGAAGACGACAAGCTTGTTACTGGCCAGCACCGGTTTATGCGCGGTAATGCAATTGGCGGTTGCGGAAGATAAAAGCATCCGCTTTGACATTCCGGCCCAATCCGCCGCCGATGCGCTGGATGCCTTGGCTGCGCAATCGGAATTACAGATGCTGTTCGACCGCAATGCCTTACAAAACAGTCGAACCCAGGCCGTGAGCGGCTTGTATACCGCTAGAGAGGCTTTGCAAAAACTGCTGGTCGGCTCGGGTCTGACGTTTACCTTTACTGCCGCCGACGCAGTGGCGATAAAGCCTGGCGATCAGCAATTTAATCAAGCCGACCCCGCTACCCTGCCAGCGGTAAAAGTGGTCGGCCAACCAATCTACGACGCACTGGATCCGTATAACCCGGATTATGTTCTACCCAATGCCACAGCCGGCACCAAGACCGATACACCCATTATGGAAACGCCGCTGAACGTGCAGGTAATTTCCAAACAGGTGTTGAAGGATCAGCAGGTGATTAATTTGGGGCAGGCATTGAAGAATGTTAGTGGCGTGACCACCGGGAGTTTTGCATTCGGTACGGGTAATCCGGGAACCCCAAGCCAACAAATCAGTTTGCGCGGATTTGCATCTGAAACCATATTTCGCAACGGTTTCCGTTTGCAAGGTGTCTCGGGGATGGGTAATAGTGCTTCCGGTTCGTTTAGCCGGGAAATGGCCAACGTGGAAAGCGTCGAGGTGCTGAAAGGCCCTGCGGCTATTTTATACGGGCTGGTTGAGCCCGGCGGCATGGTGAATGTCGTCACCAAGCAACCCTTGGCAACCCCCTATTATTCCTTACAGCAACAATTCGGCTCCTATGATTTGTATCGCACCAGCATAGATGCCACCGGGCCGCTGAGCAAAGACGATACCTTGCTATATCGCACCAATTTCTCCTATGAAAACAGCGGCTCGTTCCGGGATTTTGTCTTCAACGACAGCCTGTTCTTCGCACCAACCTTAAGGTGGAATATCAGCCCCAGGACCCAGGCTACGCTTGAGCTGGAATATCAACATAAGAAGTTTGGAACTGATGTCGGCTTTATACCCAATGTTAATGGCCATCCTATTAATATACCCCGTAGCCGTAATTACGGGGAGTATTCGCCTGGCGAGCAGGATACTATTTTTGTAGGTTTAAACTGGTCGCATCAATTCAACGATGACTGGTCGATCAAGCATCGTGTGGCAGCCAATCTAGCGGATAGCCATATACCTCAGAGTACTTATCCGGCTTTTCATTTCGGCAAACCGGATACAGTTTATCGCTTAAATTATTTCAATCAGGCGTCCAACAACGATACCTACTCCACCAATCTTGATTTAACCGGACATTTCGACACAGTCGGCCTGAAACATACACTGTTAATCGGTGGTGATTATTTTCGCATTGACACTCAAGGCAGCTATGCAACCGATTTGGCATGGAGCAGCTTTGATCTTCCCAATATTTCCGCTATTGATGTCAACAATCCGGTCCATCCTGGTAGAAATCCGCCAATTCTTGATCCTACGAGTTATTTCAAGGGTGTCAACAAGACCGATCAATATGGTCTTTATATCCAAGACCAGATCAAACTGCCCTTTAACGTCCATGTGATGGGCGGCATTCGTTATCAATACATCCACCAAACCTCTTTTACCCAAGACTACATTGGCACAACTACTCAACAAAACCCTACCACACAAGATGCTGTTACACCCCGCGTCGGCATCTTGTGGCAAGCGCAAAACTGGCTGAGTCTCTATGCCAACTATGCAGAAAGTTTTGGTGCCAACACCGGTAAAACCTGGCCCAACAGCGGCAGCATCGCACCGACCAGCGCCGAGCAATACGAAGGCGGAATCAAGACCGAATTTTTTGATGGGCGTCTGCGCGCCACCTTGGCCTATTACGATTTAACCAAAACCAATGTCGCCTCTAATGATCCCGATATAACACACTTGTGTGGTGGGGTTCGTTGTTCGATTGCAGTCGGAGCCATTCGCAGCCGAGGGCCGGAACTGGACATTCAGGGCGAAATTTTGCCAGGTTGGAATATGATCGCTACCTATGCCAATACTCAGGTCAATATCGTTAAAACTAATTCAGACAATGCTATGTTTTTCGACACGCTTAGTGTCGGCGACCGATATTGGGGCGTTCCACGGAATACCGCCAGCTTTTTCAGTACCTATGAGTTTCAAGAAGATAGCCTCAAGGGATTTAAAGTTGGTGGCGGGGTTAATATGCAAGACTCCCAACTGGTGTGCTGTAATCGTCCATTGCCCAGCATACAGGGCTTTGCCACCATTGATTTATTGGCGTCGTATAGTCTGAAAGTTGGCAAAACCAAGGTCACCACAGCGTTCAATATCAATAATCTCCTGAACAAATATTATTTTACCGGCGGCGGCATTGACGCTCCAAGCGGCATGTTCGCCACCTTTGGTCAGCCGCGATTTTTCATGGGATCGGTAAAGGTTGAGTTTTAA
- a CDS encoding energy transducer TonB, with translation MITTQALPSDFSALEQILEQEPQASSELTPSITHRGELTNDENIPYTEAYISAAYEHNPKPNYPSIARSHGWQGKVTLRVQVNQEGKVELVAVEQSCGHESLDESAVEAVKQWYFVPAKRGETRVASLVLVPIIFSLQDQESYL, from the coding sequence ATGATCACAACGCAAGCGTTGCCCTCCGATTTTTCGGCACTGGAACAAATTCTTGAACAGGAACCTCAAGCCAGTAGCGAACTGACGCCGTCTATTACTCATCGAGGCGAGTTAACAAATGATGAAAACATTCCTTATACCGAGGCCTACATCAGCGCCGCTTACGAGCATAATCCCAAACCCAACTATCCGAGTATCGCAAGAAGCCACGGCTGGCAGGGCAAAGTCACGCTGAGAGTGCAGGTCAATCAAGAAGGCAAAGTCGAGTTGGTCGCCGTCGAACAAAGCTGCGGCCACGAATCCTTGGATGAGTCCGCCGTCGAGGCCGTCAAGCAATGGTATTTCGTTCCGGCTAAGCGCGGTGAAACTCGCGTAGCTAGTTTAGTTCTGGTGCCAATCATCTTTTCCTTGCAAGATCAGGAGTCATACTTATAG
- a CDS encoding type II toxin-antitoxin system RelE/ParE family toxin, producing the protein MHGKMGSYNLSKKARADLKRIWLYGGKTHGNQRAEQYYKGMLDRFAQIAEQPYFYQAVDYPRRV; encoded by the coding sequence ATGCACGGCAAGATGGGCTCTTATAACCTTTCGAAAAAAGCCCGTGCCGATTTGAAGAGAATCTGGCTATACGGCGGTAAAACGCACGGAAACCAAAGAGCGGAGCAGTATTATAAAGGCATGCTTGATCGTTTTGCACAAATCGCAGAACAGCCTTATTTTTACCAGGCCGTTGACTATCCGCGCAGGGTATAG
- a CDS encoding TonB-dependent siderophore receptor, with amino-acid sequence MKHRNKRTKPYAGLAAVALCIASHAGYAAAINEIQSFAIPAQALAEALRNFSQASGLQLLYDDQLVAGKVSPALNGSYTPRLGLDRLLAESGLGYQIKNGNLIVLEQNQMPVRKTDVQTRQSPTALPAVNVVGKAIYDATDPYNPDYVLPNATAGTKTDTPIMETPLNVQVVSKQVMKDQQVITLDQALKNVSGITTNTNGSGNISFGGTNQSIFLRGFESETFFRNGFRLQQGATTRQMANVESVEVLKGAAAILYGQVEPGGMVNVITKQPLSTPYYALNQQFGSYDLYRTTLDATGPITKDDTLLYRMNMSYQNSGSFREFVGKDDVFLAPVLKWNISPRTQATLELEYNHQHLGLDTGFVPLFNDTIFKTPRNRNYGGYSSSTTETIYGGFNWSHQFNDDWSIKHRFSVNQQNIDQPHFVFPQETDGVDVSRQLNSFSTQNNTYSTNVDLTGHFDTFGLRHTLLLGGDYYRIDSVFANSVSDPDRSNINLLNPVHPGTAFTQPLFPMVLNTNRTDQYGLYIQDQIKLPYNFHVMGGIRYQNFHQNHLADFPSFDFNLPSVQSNDAVTPRVGILWQPKSWLSLYANYVESFGVNTAFTFTPDNKPVPPTEGQQYEGGIKTEFFDGRLRATLAYYDLTKTNVPTSDLSHPGFSVLTGAVRSRGPELDITGEILPGWNVIATYANTDARIIKTVETGYQALGTRFWNVPRNTGSLWSTYELKDGDLQGFKFGGGVTVRDGQTACCSFPAFTLPGYATVGLLAAYSVDVGNAKITAQLNVDNLLDKQYVSGLFTNYFVPGGFNAGYADFGQPRTFVGSINIQY; translated from the coding sequence ATGAAACATCGGAACAAACGGACCAAACCCTATGCCGGACTGGCAGCAGTAGCGCTTTGCATCGCCAGCCATGCCGGCTATGCTGCCGCCATCAATGAAATACAATCGTTCGCCATCCCCGCCCAGGCGCTGGCGGAGGCCTTGCGAAATTTCAGCCAGGCCAGCGGTTTGCAATTGTTGTATGACGACCAACTGGTTGCCGGCAAAGTTAGTCCAGCCCTCAACGGCAGCTATACACCCAGGCTAGGCCTGGATCGACTTCTAGCCGAATCTGGCCTAGGCTATCAAATCAAGAACGGTAACCTGATCGTACTGGAACAGAATCAGATGCCGGTAAGAAAAACCGACGTGCAAACCAGGCAATCGCCAACAGCCCTGCCGGCAGTTAATGTCGTCGGTAAGGCGATTTATGACGCCACCGACCCTTACAACCCGGATTACGTGCTACCCAATGCCACCGCCGGCACCAAGACCGACACGCCGATCATGGAAACACCGTTGAATGTGCAGGTGGTTTCCAAGCAGGTGATGAAGGATCAGCAGGTGATTACGCTGGATCAGGCTTTAAAAAATGTCAGCGGTATCACCACCAACACCAATGGCAGCGGCAACATTAGTTTCGGCGGCACCAACCAATCCATTTTTCTGCGCGGTTTTGAATCGGAAACCTTTTTCCGCAATGGCTTTAGGCTTCAACAAGGAGCGACCACCCGACAAATGGCTAACGTGGAGTCAGTCGAGGTGTTGAAAGGCGCGGCGGCAATCCTTTATGGACAGGTCGAGCCTGGCGGCATGGTCAATGTGATTACCAAGCAGCCGCTGTCTACACCCTATTATGCCTTGAACCAGCAGTTCGGTTCCTACGACCTCTATCGCACTACCTTGGATGCGACTGGACCTATCACTAAAGATGACACCTTGCTGTATCGGATGAATATGTCATATCAAAACAGTGGCTCGTTTCGGGAATTTGTTGGTAAAGACGATGTGTTTCTGGCACCGGTGCTGAAATGGAATATCAGCCCTCGGACCCAGGCCACCCTTGAGCTGGAATACAACCATCAGCATCTTGGCTTGGACACGGGGTTTGTGCCACTATTTAATGACACTATTTTCAAAACACCGCGCAACCGCAATTACGGTGGTTACTCGTCGTCGACTACGGAAACTATTTATGGCGGCTTCAACTGGTCCCACCAATTTAATGATGATTGGTCCATTAAACATAGGTTCTCGGTTAACCAACAAAATATCGACCAGCCGCATTTTGTATTTCCACAAGAAACGGACGGCGTCGATGTGTCCAGACAATTGAACAGTTTCAGTACTCAGAACAATACCTACTCTACCAATGTCGATCTAACCGGTCATTTCGATACTTTCGGGCTGCGTCATACCTTGCTTTTGGGCGGTGACTATTATCGGATAGACTCGGTGTTTGCCAATTCTGTCAGCGATCCTGATCGGTCAAACATCAATCTTCTCAATCCGGTGCATCCTGGCACCGCTTTTACCCAGCCGCTATTTCCAATGGTCTTGAATACTAACCGTACCGATCAGTACGGCCTTTATATCCAGGACCAAATAAAACTACCGTATAACTTTCACGTGATGGGCGGTATTCGCTACCAAAATTTTCATCAAAACCACCTGGCTGATTTTCCCAGCTTTGATTTCAACTTGCCTTCAGTGCAATCCAACGATGCCGTTACACCTCGCGTCGGTATTTTGTGGCAACCCAAAAGCTGGCTTAGCTTGTATGCTAACTATGTCGAAAGCTTTGGGGTAAATACCGCCTTTACCTTCACACCTGATAACAAACCGGTGCCGCCCACCGAAGGCCAACAATACGAAGGCGGCATCAAGACTGAATTTTTCGATGGTCGCCTGCGCGCCACGCTCGCATATTACGACCTAACCAAAACCAATGTTCCCACTTCTGATTTAAGTCATCCTGGGTTTTCGGTTTTAACGGGAGCCGTGCGTAGCCGTGGGCCAGAATTGGATATTACCGGGGAAATTTTGCCGGGCTGGAATGTGATTGCCACTTACGCCAATACCGATGCCCGAATCATTAAGACTGTGGAAACGGGTTATCAGGCGCTTGGCACGCGCTTTTGGAATGTGCCCCGAAATACCGGCAGTCTATGGAGTACCTACGAACTCAAAGACGGTGATCTGCAGGGCTTCAAGTTCGGCGGTGGCGTGACGGTACGCGATGGACAAACGGCTTGTTGCAGCTTCCCGGCGTTTACGCTGCCGGGCTATGCCACGGTCGGCTTGTTGGCGGCTTATAGCGTGGATGTGGGGAACGCTAAAATAACTGCTCAACTGAACGTCGACAATCTATTGGATAAACAATATGTGTCGGGTCTATTTACGAATTATTTTGTCCCCGGCGGATTTAATGCCGGTTATGCCGACTTTGGCCAGCCCCGTACCTTCGTAGGGTCGATCAATATTCAATATTAG
- a CDS encoding FecR family protein: MSADPPTNSNPRQQAIEWLIAQNSGDWTDADHLALEAWLAENAEHDRQYRQLKTLWQNMDDFKALDFPQRAAAKMYCPQPSDNVVVLGSSHRAAGRSGVESKRLNKVAATLAASLLIGVVGLQAFQQFGVHAYQTGKGEQKTISLADGSQIQLNTDTEITIDRDLWGGQKISLIRGEALFDIRHDPNRELEVAAGNGLIRDIGTRFDVYAQPNRVDLAILEGKVALITPQTPSTVLIAGQATAYGNNGQMLASPLHDVRNATAWQNGKLVFADLPLPDVLAQISRYHDVAFIVADPKLNELRVSGTFKSANLQLLMETLEAGFPIKAEMIDTRHIRLSKARA; encoded by the coding sequence ATGTCTGCAGACCCGCCAACAAACAGCAATCCCCGTCAACAAGCCATTGAGTGGTTGATCGCGCAAAATTCCGGCGACTGGACAGACGCCGACCACTTGGCGCTGGAAGCTTGGCTGGCCGAAAATGCAGAGCATGACCGGCAATACCGGCAATTGAAAACTCTCTGGCAAAACATGGATGATTTCAAAGCACTCGATTTTCCGCAGCGCGCCGCGGCCAAGATGTATTGCCCGCAACCATCCGATAATGTCGTCGTGTTAGGGTCTTCACATCGCGCAGCTGGACGTTCTGGTGTCGAATCAAAGCGGCTTAATAAAGTAGCGGCAACTTTGGCGGCCAGCCTACTGATCGGCGTTGTCGGGCTGCAAGCATTTCAGCAATTTGGCGTTCATGCTTATCAAACCGGCAAAGGCGAACAAAAGACCATTAGTTTGGCCGACGGCTCACAAATCCAACTTAATACGGATACGGAAATTACAATTGACCGCGATCTATGGGGTGGACAAAAGATCAGCCTGATCCGAGGTGAAGCCTTATTTGATATTCGACACGACCCTAACCGCGAGTTGGAAGTCGCGGCCGGTAACGGCCTGATCCGCGACATCGGCACTCGTTTTGACGTTTATGCACAGCCGAACCGGGTGGATCTGGCGATACTCGAAGGTAAAGTCGCCCTGATCACCCCGCAAACCCCAAGCACGGTGTTAATCGCAGGGCAAGCCACCGCGTATGGCAACAACGGCCAAATGCTGGCAAGTCCATTGCACGACGTGCGCAACGCGACCGCCTGGCAAAATGGCAAGCTGGTATTCGCTGATTTACCTTTGCCCGACGTATTAGCTCAGATTAGCCGTTACCACGATGTGGCGTTTATCGTTGCCGATCCCAAGTTGAACGAGCTGCGAGTCAGTGGCACCTTCAAAAGCGCCAACCTGCAGTTGCTGATGGAAACGCTGGAAGCCGGCTTTCCGATTAAAGCCGAGATGATCGATACCCGTCACATCCGCCTATCGAAAGCCCGAGCCTAG
- a CDS encoding FecR family protein: MKSDKTQYTLDQEAAAWVAKFNSQTVTREDREQFSRWIAISPAHRQRFFTMRERWQTIGQAAQLPGPMQRKTAFYRHRLLAAASILLAVMLSAIYPALRDNLNADAVAAVGEHKTLRLEDGSILHLNTDTAVAIDFSPEQRRIRLLRGEAEIEVAHAPSRPLIMASGAVEAMALGTDFSVASVNGELKVTVFESSVQVSKDGDMLDILKPGQQLTFAGPEQIMQKSAVDLQQVNAWRDGKLIFTAKPLQQVVEEINRYRSGHLFLLNRQLAGRPVSGIFDIRQLDNNLFVLAEMLGLKVVQANGYPIALY; encoded by the coding sequence GTGAAATCCGACAAAACCCAATACACCCTGGATCAAGAGGCGGCGGCCTGGGTTGCCAAGTTCAATTCGCAGACGGTGACTCGAGAGGACAGAGAGCAATTCAGTCGCTGGATAGCTATATCGCCGGCACACCGCCAGCGGTTTTTCACAATGCGGGAACGCTGGCAAACCATCGGCCAGGCTGCGCAATTACCCGGCCCGATGCAACGTAAAACCGCCTTTTATAGGCATAGGCTGCTGGCGGCTGCCAGCATCTTGCTGGCCGTAATGCTATCGGCGATTTACCCTGCACTTCGCGACAATCTCAACGCCGACGCCGTTGCCGCCGTCGGCGAGCATAAAACGCTGCGCCTGGAAGACGGCAGCATCCTGCATCTGAATACCGATACCGCTGTCGCCATCGATTTTAGTCCCGAACAGCGCCGCATCAGGCTGTTGCGAGGCGAAGCCGAGATTGAGGTGGCCCATGCGCCTTCTCGACCGTTGATCATGGCGTCCGGCGCTGTGGAAGCGATGGCCTTGGGTACCGATTTCAGCGTGGCCAGCGTTAACGGCGAGCTGAAAGTGACCGTGTTCGAAAGCAGCGTGCAAGTCAGTAAGGATGGCGATATGCTGGATATTCTTAAACCGGGCCAACAACTTACATTCGCCGGACCTGAACAAATCATGCAAAAATCCGCCGTCGATCTGCAACAGGTTAATGCCTGGCGGGATGGTAAGCTGATCTTTACCGCCAAGCCCTTGCAGCAAGTGGTCGAGGAAATCAACCGTTACCGCTCCGGCCACCTGTTTTTACTCAATCGACAGCTTGCCGGCCGGCCGGTCAGCGGGATATTCGACATCCGGCAACTCGACAACAATCTGTTCGTCCTCGCCGAAATGCTGGGCCTGAAGGTGGTTCAGGCCAATGGTTACCCGATCGCGTTGTACTGA
- a CDS encoding ISAzo13-like element transposase-related protein, whose product MFLRSLAGVDGIIGLGNPHTHYPPYCSKHNPIAHRLFHHITRGCQAIYEKCRARAGIKSQCRRFGSYL is encoded by the coding sequence ATGTTTTTAAGAAGTCTTGCAGGCGTTGACGGAATCATTGGACTTGGAAACCCGCATACACACTATCCGCCGTATTGCTCGAAGCACAATCCGATCGCGCATAGATTGTTTCACCATATCACTCGCGGCTGCCAAGCAATTTATGAAAAATGCCGAGCGCGCGCCGGGATTAAAAGTCAATGTCGACGTTTTGGCAGTTATTTATGA
- a CDS encoding RNA polymerase sigma factor: MSSITTCPGIPDLAENRDNAPAVDTVQVEQLYSVYSHELKAFLQANTRSDELVEVMMQDIYLKLIGIPDLSVIQNPSAYLNRLANNLLIDHCRQQQRHRNCIIEQAADDIDYADLSPSPIEQIHYHQLLQAYQLALLELPAPVQQVVRLFHIDGLSQRDIARKLGKSVSWVEKSITKALVHCRPRLDDFDY; this comes from the coding sequence ATGAGTTCGATAACCACCTGTCCCGGCATCCCTGATTTGGCGGAAAACCGCGACAACGCACCGGCCGTCGATACTGTTCAGGTTGAACAGCTGTATTCGGTCTACAGCCATGAACTCAAGGCGTTTTTGCAAGCCAATACCCGCTCCGACGAATTGGTGGAAGTGATGATGCAGGATATTTATCTGAAGCTAATTGGCATCCCCGATCTATCGGTCATCCAAAATCCCAGTGCCTATCTAAACCGGCTGGCCAATAATCTGCTGATCGACCATTGCCGCCAGCAGCAACGCCATCGGAATTGCATCATCGAGCAAGCGGCCGATGACATTGATTATGCCGACTTAAGCCCTTCGCCCATCGAACAAATTCACTACCACCAGTTGTTGCAAGCCTATCAGCTAGCGCTGCTGGAATTGCCGGCGCCGGTGCAACAAGTAGTCAGGTTGTTTCATATCGACGGCCTATCGCAACGCGACATTGCCCGCAAGTTGGGCAAATCGGTTAGTTGGGTGGAAAAGTCCATCACCAAGGCCTTGGTGCATTGCCGGCCCCGTCTGGACGATTTCGATTATTGA